A region of Anoplopoma fimbria isolate UVic2021 breed Golden Eagle Sablefish chromosome 24, Afim_UVic_2022, whole genome shotgun sequence DNA encodes the following proteins:
- the waif2 gene encoding wnt-activated inhibitory factor 2 produces the protein MREKMWIFYSADSSKCLFSIWNQWRLYYAAVACLLFSPVRTDHTCPSSCICAKDSGTVTCRDGEDTEVPGDIPEWTSTLILKGRNISTLQRGAFMSNGTELQMTTLSLSYNGIQAIEPYAFLGLPRLHVLDLSHNRLELISARAFHGLLELRSLYLNHSVLPQATEQLSGALNTQSLLNLHRLELAGNALKSIPLVRLDLHNLHALVLINNSIESIGAGNVTILYQQKRVRVYLALNPFRCNCELEAFYYWLKNSSQCPDAGRLLCSEPETKKGVPVEKLREEDVDCMNENLEAVSYVFLGLVLALIGVVFLMVLYLNRGGIKRWLNNIREACRDQMEVYHYRYEQDSDPRLANVAV, from the coding sequence ATGAGGGAGAAGATGTGGATATTTTACAGTGCCGACAGttcaaagtgtcttttctcTATTTGGAATCAGTGGCGTTTGTATTACGCAGCAGTGgcgtgtttgttgttttctcctGTCAGGACGGATCATACTTGCCCGTCGTCCTGCATCTGTGCCAAAGACTCGGGGACAGTGACCTGCCGTGATGGGGAGGACACCGAGGTGCCGGGAGACATACCGGAGTGGACGTCCACCTTGATACTCAAGGGGAGAAACATTTCAACTTTACAGCGTGGTGCGTTCATGAGCAACGGGACGGAGTTGCAAATGACGACACTCTCACTGTCCTATAACGGGATACAGGCTATTGAACCTTACGCCTTCCTGGGACTTCCCCGGTTGCATGTGCTGGATCTGAGCCACAACCGGCTGGAGTTGATCTCAGCCAGGGCTTTCCACGGGTTACTGGAGCTTCGCTCTCTTTACCTAAACCACTCTGTTTTACCGCAGGCCACGGAGCAGCTCTCAGGTGCGCTCAACACTCAAAGTTTGCTCAACCTCCACAGACTGGAGTTAGCAGGAAACGCGCTGAAGTCAATTCCCTTGGTGCGATTAGATTTGCATAATCTCCACGCATTAGTTCTCATAAATAACTCAATAGAGAGCATAGGGGCGGGAAATGTTACCATTTTGTACCAGCAGAAGCGCGTGCGCGTCTACTTGGCGTTAAACCCTTTTCGTTGCAACTGTGAACTTGAGGCGTTTTACTACTGGTTGAAGAACTCATCCCAGTGCCCGGATGCAGGGCGTCTCCTGTGCAGCGAGCCGGAGACCAAGAAGGGGGTTCCTGTGGAGAAGCTCCGGGAAGAGGACGTGGATTGTATGAACGAGAACCTCGAGGCGGTTTCATACGTGTTCCTCGGTCTGGTGTTGGCTCTGATCGGGGTGGTGTTTCTTATGGTGCTGTATCTGAACCGGGGAGGCATCAAACGGTGGCTCAACAACATCAGAGAGGCGTGTCGGGACCAGATGGAGGTCTACCACTACCGCTACGAGCAGGACTCGGACCCGAGACTGGCCAACGTGGCTGTTTAA